From a region of the Methanolobus tindarius DSM 2278 genome:
- a CDS encoding ATPase domain-containing protein: MFDGAVSEEISMEDETNRVKTGIPGFDELCGGGLIRDRTYLISGTSGAGKTNFSIQFIYNGITKYGENGIIVATEERPEQIRENVLKFGWDLQALEDENKLVIIDACSTKIGIPSQEKYVDVRPFDIRSMMDQIIATQEEINAKRALVDSTTSVSFYLQDPAKIRIELLKLSTTLEVIGLTSMMTCELIDESKPSRFGVENFVTDGTIVLYYKRHENVRMRSMEIYKMRGSDHSKKIHPYDITPGGFVIHPHEEVYSMF; this comes from the coding sequence ATGTTCGATGGTGCAGTTTCTGAAGAAATATCAATGGAAGATGAAACAAATCGTGTAAAAACAGGCATTCCTGGTTTTGACGAATTATGTGGTGGTGGCCTGATACGCGACCGAACATATCTTATATCAGGCACATCAGGTGCAGGAAAAACAAATTTTTCCATACAATTTATCTACAACGGAATCACGAAATACGGTGAGAATGGAATAATTGTGGCAACTGAGGAAAGACCTGAACAGATAAGGGAAAATGTCCTTAAGTTCGGATGGGATCTTCAGGCACTTGAAGATGAAAACAAACTTGTAATAATTGATGCATGTTCAACCAAGATAGGCATTCCTTCTCAGGAAAAATATGTTGATGTGAGACCATTTGACATCAGATCTATGATGGATCAGATTATTGCTACACAGGAAGAAATTAATGCTAAACGTGCGCTTGTTGATTCTACAACATCTGTTAGTTTCTACCTGCAGGATCCTGCAAAAATCAGAATTGAACTTCTCAAACTCAGCACCACACTGGAAGTTATTGGCCTTACTTCAATGATGACCTGCGAATTAATTGACGAATCCAAACCTTCAAGATTTGGTGTCGAAAACTTCGTCACTGACGGTACTATAGTACTATATTATAAGCGGCATGAGAACGTCAGAATGCGAAGCATGGAAATATACAAAATGAGAGGATCCGATCATAGTAAGAAGATCCACCCATACGATATAACCCCTGGTGGATTTGTTATCCATCCACATGAAGAAGTATATTCAATGTTTTAA
- a CDS encoding MarR family transcriptional regulator, protein MEELIGFVTGNKNRQKLLALLGSKHQLDAGKLAKNMHIARPSVEKIVGELLEKELIVQESDMYMLTELGESLERKVQSI, encoded by the coding sequence ATGGAAGAATTGATTGGATTTGTAACTGGTAACAAAAATCGCCAGAAATTACTTGCTCTCTTAGGTTCTAAACATCAGCTTGATGCAGGAAAACTTGCCAAGAATATGCACATTGCACGTCCATCAGTGGAAAAAATTGTGGGTGAGTTACTCGAAAAAGAGTTGATAGTTCAGGAATCTGATATGTATATGCTTACAGAATTGGGAGAGTCTCTGGAACGCAAGGTTCAGAGCATTTAA
- a CDS encoding ATPase domain-containing protein, giving the protein MDQLKHISCGIKGLDTILGGIMSPSTILIAGSAGVGKTIMSLQMLSNASKNGEKALYIPITTENPEKLKLYNSTLDFYEDSFEVHPINRQLAEKDPLTTLIEIGNIIESTKPDRLVIDPITPLGYGFIEQEKRRFFYTLDSMLQERNMITFLVGELQKSEIHNSVVSHLSDGIVYLTREDRNTRADHRLEFIKMRGIDPGKRSEITSHKYLYNINSSGFTVYPHLRPVKEINLDDTRVEIGVPGLDSMFEGGLYRYNSLLVAGVPGTGKKLFGLQFILQGLDNNEAAMIITFEDTPHQMILDSRRIGWNLEKYIDNGLLHFICTNPNQLYPAEHADRIKEITELNDIKRVFFDGTNHMEISIPDILELRGYIYSITSYLKSKNITSLFTTDIAPSECPGNEKIDISSIMDSVLILHNSKARDRRYMCVTKSRGAKHKRSIKEYAITESGIKLRTDTLI; this is encoded by the coding sequence ATGGACCAATTGAAACATATTTCGTGTGGAATCAAAGGACTTGACACAATCCTTGGGGGAATCATGTCGCCCTCAACAATACTCATAGCAGGATCTGCAGGAGTGGGAAAAACCATAATGTCACTCCAGATGTTATCAAACGCTTCCAAAAATGGAGAGAAAGCACTTTACATTCCAATTACAACCGAAAATCCTGAAAAACTGAAACTTTACAACTCAACACTCGATTTTTATGAAGACTCTTTTGAAGTCCACCCTATTAACAGACAATTGGCTGAAAAAGATCCATTGACTACATTAATAGAAATTGGAAACATCATTGAGTCGACAAAACCAGATAGACTTGTAATTGATCCCATTACTCCACTTGGATATGGTTTTATTGAACAGGAAAAAAGAAGATTTTTTTATACACTTGATTCCATGTTGCAAGAGAGGAATATGATTACATTCCTTGTTGGGGAATTGCAAAAATCAGAGATCCATAATTCTGTTGTCAGTCACCTCTCTGACGGAATAGTATATCTGACCAGAGAAGACAGGAACACAAGAGCAGATCATCGTCTAGAATTCATAAAAATGAGAGGAATTGATCCTGGGAAACGTTCTGAGATTACCTCACATAAATATCTTTACAACATCAACTCATCCGGTTTTACGGTATATCCACACTTAAGACCAGTAAAGGAAATTAATCTTGATGACACCAGGGTCGAAATTGGAGTCCCTGGTCTTGATAGTATGTTTGAAGGTGGCTTATACCGATACAACAGCTTGCTGGTGGCAGGTGTTCCCGGCACTGGTAAGAAACTGTTCGGATTGCAATTCATATTGCAAGGGTTAGACAATAATGAAGCTGCAATGATCATAACTTTTGAAGATACACCCCATCAAATGATACTGGATTCCAGAAGGATAGGATGGAACTTAGAAAAGTACATAGACAATGGACTTTTGCATTTTATCTGCACAAACCCAAACCAATTGTATCCTGCAGAGCATGCGGACAGGATTAAGGAAATTACAGAATTAAATGATATTAAAAGAGTCTTTTTCGATGGTACTAACCACATGGAGATATCTATCCCTGACATCCTTGAACTTAGAGGATACATATATTCAATTACAAGTTACCTCAAAAGTAAGAATATCACTTCTTTGTTCACTACAGACATAGCCCCTTCTGAATGTCCGGGAAATGAAAAAATAGACATTTCATCTATCATGGATTCCGTACTAATATTACATAATTCCAAAGCAAGAGACCGCAGATACATGTGTGTTACTAAATCCAGAGGTGCAAAGCATAAGCGCTCCATAAAAGAATATGCAATAACAGAGAGTGGAATCAAACTCAGAACAGATACCTTGATATGA
- a CDS encoding S-layer protein domain-containing protein, translating to MKRFTTIALVALLALAALVVPATAVDATVEVRSEVFNGSNFADIFDQETGDIVINSTNFAGFWYDIDDDLSSETLTIINDSSVSGEAIEENGLVYNATIVQADYEGDFGGEAGTNADGDNITYPLVGLFADKYVATDDEDAGELVKLLLDTDDKYTLRTGSAIELAGGYELTAKQIDVEGDKVWMELSKDGEFVEDEVIDVTDGEATWDYDVDVGDQSDVIVFRCLITDVFQGQVDSLAVVEGLWLIDYEDIMEVETSDEFGELEVDAVSDTITMKNSGTITLSQDKTVDIAEGLMFITADSTDLRFALVKEYTDAGTYEVRGSIAGTGTTTWTTNEFAGFWYDLDDNEGSEELAIPVSGTTVAEETMFYNTTIVQTSYEGDFGGEAGTNADGDNITFPIIGLFAEEYVSLDDEDAGELVKLLLDTDDKYTLRTGSALELAGGYELTAKQIDVEGDKVWMELSKDGEFIEDEVIDVTDGEATWDYDVDVGDQSDVIVFRCLITDVFQGQVDSLAVVEGLWLLDYEDIMEIESSDEFGELEVDSVTDTISMFNSGTITLSRDKEITLAEGFMLKTADDSTLRYYPFVERTIGGTVAEEEEEETPEEEVVEETPEEEVTEETPEEEVTEEMPEEEPEEEPEEETADDQAPGFEAVFAVAGLLAVAYLVRRD from the coding sequence ATGAAAAGATTTACAACAATCGCATTAGTTGCTCTTCTTGCTCTTGCTGCATTAGTAGTGCCAGCAACAGCTGTAGACGCAACAGTAGAAGTGCGCAGTGAAGTCTTCAATGGAAGTAACTTTGCTGACATCTTCGATCAGGAAACAGGCGATATCGTAATCAACAGCACGAACTTTGCTGGATTCTGGTATGATATCGATGACGACCTTTCAAGTGAAACACTCACAATCATAAATGACTCATCTGTAAGTGGAGAGGCTATTGAAGAAAATGGTCTTGTCTACAATGCAACAATCGTACAGGCAGACTATGAGGGAGACTTTGGTGGAGAAGCTGGTACAAACGCTGATGGTGACAATATCACATACCCACTCGTCGGTCTTTTTGCAGACAAGTATGTTGCAACAGATGATGAAGATGCAGGGGAACTTGTAAAGCTTCTTCTCGACACCGATGACAAGTACACTCTCAGAACCGGATCCGCAATCGAGCTCGCTGGTGGCTATGAACTTACCGCAAAGCAGATCGATGTAGAAGGTGACAAGGTCTGGATGGAACTCTCCAAGGACGGAGAATTCGTCGAGGATGAAGTTATCGATGTTACAGACGGTGAAGCAACCTGGGACTACGACGTTGATGTCGGAGACCAGTCCGATGTAATCGTCTTCAGATGTCTTATCACCGATGTTTTCCAGGGTCAGGTAGACAGCCTTGCTGTTGTTGAAGGTCTCTGGCTCATTGACTACGAGGACATCATGGAAGTTGAGACTTCAGATGAGTTCGGAGAACTTGAGGTCGACGCAGTTAGTGACACAATTACAATGAAAAACTCCGGTACAATTACACTTTCACAGGATAAGACAGTAGATATTGCAGAAGGACTTATGTTCATAACTGCAGATTCCACTGACCTCAGATTCGCTCTTGTAAAGGAATACACCGATGCTGGTACCTATGAAGTAAGAGGTTCCATTGCAGGAACAGGTACTACTACATGGACTACAAACGAATTTGCAGGTTTCTGGTATGATCTTGATGACAACGAGGGTTCAGAAGAACTTGCTATTCCAGTATCTGGTACAACCGTAGCAGAAGAAACAATGTTCTACAACACAACCATTGTCCAGACCTCCTATGAGGGAGACTTTGGTGGAGAAGCTGGTACAAACGCTGATGGCGATAATATCACATTCCCTATCATTGGTCTCTTTGCAGAGGAATACGTCTCACTAGACGATGAAGATGCAGGAGAACTTGTAAAGCTTCTTCTTGACACCGATGACAAGTACACACTCAGAACCGGTTCCGCACTCGAACTCGCTGGTGGCTATGAACTTACCGCAAAGCAGATCGATGTAGAAGGTGACAAGGTCTGGATGGAGCTCTCCAAGGACGGAGAATTCATAGAGGACGAAGTTATCGATGTAACCGATGGCGAAGCAACTTGGGACTACGACGTTGATGTCGGAGACCAGTCCGATGTAATTGTCTTCAGATGTCTTATCACCGATGTTTTCCAGGGTCAGGTAGACAGCCTTGCTGTTGTCGAAGGTCTCTGGCTCCTTGACTATGAGGACATCATGGAAATCGAGTCTTCCGATGAGTTCGGAGAACTTGAAGTTGATTCAGTAACAGATACAATTTCAATGTTCAACTCAGGTACCATTACTCTCTCACGTGACAAGGAAATCACTCTTGCAGAAGGCTTCATGCTTAAGACAGCTGATGATTCAACACTCAGATACTACCCATTCGTCGAGAGAACAATCGGTGGAACTGTAGCTGAAGAAGAGGAAGAAGAAACTCCTGAAGAAGAAGTAGTTGAAGAAACTCCTGAAGAAGAAGTAACTGAAGAGACTCCTGAAGAAGAAGTAACTGAAGAAATGCCTGAAGAAGAACCAGAAGAAGAACCTGAAGAAGAAACCGCTGATGACCAGGCACCTGGATTTGAAGCAGTCTTCGCAGTAGCTGGTCTCCTTGCAGTAGCATACCTCGTCAGAAGAGACTAA
- a CDS encoding ribonuclease P protein component 4: protein MARSRKKNKAVARSIAQERIEYLFSLAKTEFPTNPEMSKRYVSLARKIGMRHRVSIPSELKRTFCKSCGSLLVPGNNSRVRLKGNSIIISCLDCGNIKRYPYGKEKSE from the coding sequence ATGGCAAGATCTCGAAAAAAAAACAAGGCAGTAGCTCGCAGCATTGCACAGGAGAGAATCGAGTATCTATTCTCCCTTGCAAAAACAGAATTTCCAACGAATCCTGAAATGAGTAAAAGATATGTCTCTCTTGCACGTAAAATTGGGATGAGGCACAGGGTTAGTATTCCTTCAGAACTTAAAAGAACTTTTTGTAAAAGCTGTGGTTCACTATTAGTGCCTGGAAATAATTCAAGGGTGCGTCTGAAGGGTAACTCTATAATTATATCGTGTTTGGATTGTGGTAATATCAAAAGATATCCTTATGGTAAAGAAAAAAGTGAATGA